A segment of the Actinomycetota bacterium genome:
CGATGGCGCTGCGCGACACGGTCGGCGAGGAGCTCGGCCTTAAGAGCTGATGGCTGCGCGGAACTTCGAGATCACGTTCGACGCCAAGGACTCGCAGTCTCTCGCCGCGTTCTGGATGGAGGCCCTCGGCTACGAGCCGGTGGGTCCGCCCGTGCGAACCGTCGCCTGTGCTCTCGTTGGCGCTTGAGTCCGCATCTGGACTTAAACACCGACGAGAGTTGCGCGTAGGCCGCGCGGCGGTCCCGAGCGTCGCGCGCGCCGCTGTTCCCGCGTTCGCCGCGATCCGGTCGCGCACACCACATGATGCGCGCCGCGGGTGTTAGGTCTCGTAGCGGATGAGGTCCGCGTCCGAACCTGGACCCGCACAAGAGCGGGGTGACGGCGGCGAGGGCGCCGAGCGAGCCGCCGCCATACTCGCCGCGAAGCAGCACGGCCTGATCACGCGCCGGGACGCCCTCACTTGTGGCATGTCTCCGAGCATGATCCGGCGCCGAATCGTCGCCTCCTTGCTGGAGCCCCTCTCCCCCGGCGTCTATCGGTTCGCGGCCGTGGCACCGACCTGGCACCAGGCTTTGCTCGCGGTCTGCTTGGCATGGGGGCCCGGAGCGGTGATCTCACACGCCGCGGCCGCGGCGCTTTGGGCCTTCCCGGGCTTCGCGCCCGGCTGCATCGAGCTCATCGTGCCGCGAGGCCGCCGCCGCTCTCTCCGACACACCGTCCACCGACCGCTGCTCCTGACTTCTGCCGACGTCACGGTCGTCCATGCGATCCCGGTAACGACGCCGGCGCGCACGCTGTTCGATGTGGCGGGCACCAGCCCGCGCGACGTCGTCGAGGAGGCGCTGGACGACGCCCTTCGCCGAGGCGTTGTTTCACTCGCACGTTTGC
Coding sequences within it:
- a CDS encoding VOC family protein encodes the protein MAARNFEITFDAKDSQSLAAFWMEALGYEPVGPPVRTVACALVGA
- a CDS encoding type IV toxin-antitoxin system AbiEi family antitoxin domain-containing protein — its product is MRSASEPGPAQERGDGGEGAERAAAILAAKQHGLITRRDALTCGMSPSMIRRRIVASLLEPLSPGVYRFAAVAPTWHQALLAVCLAWGPGAVISHAAAAALWAFPGFAPGCIELIVPRGRRRSLRHTVHRPLLLTSADVTVVHAIPVTTPARTLFDVAGTSPRDVVEEALDDALRRGVVSLARLRWHLGEYGEMGRPGTRVLRSLVDARWSSGVPKSVFETRLLRVLKRGRLPAPAVQHEIRSRGRLVARVDAAYPDVKVAIEADSARWHASRQRWERDLARRNAITALGWQVLHITYEQLHRRPETVVRTVAALLQARRPAR